TTTGTCTCCCGACTACACGCAGAGCTTAAATCGCTCTTATCCACGTCTATAGCGAATGTTGAAACACCGCCGGCTTCTGACCCACcatcacctaccacacctacTATTTCGACTTTGCCTAGGATAGCAGTTCCGCCACCTCTTGTATCTGTAGGCAAGCGGCGGGCCAGACAACCATATGACCCCTATGCACGATTGCGTCCGCTCGCGCCACATTTAGCAATAATTAACGCACCTGCTGGAGTCGGAGACGGCCACCAAAATTCAGGCAAAGCGCCTGCTTTCGCCCCCAGTGCGCTTCCTTGGGTCGGGGGCTCGCTCGCGGGGTATGTTGAGAACAGTGCCGTAATTGTAGCTACTTACGTTTGTCTCGTAGATCATTGAAGATAGGAGGAGAGGAAATTCCTCGCGAAAAGTATGAAGAAGCTACGTTATCGATGGAGGAAGAAGTGGAAACAGTCGCTGCACCTGGTATTGTCAGTGGACGACGGGAAGGGTACTTCTTGCCTGACTGGACAAAAGGCGTTATGATGGTCGGGGCGCCAAATGCGGCGATTATCCCACCAGGTACCAATATGGATACCACCACGTAAAGATTACCTGTCGTTATGTATTATATTACGGCTGATACTTGCGTGTTATCTTAAGAAATGCTAGGACAGCTGTCAGATGATTTTATATCTATATACTACAATATGCTGTGCCCTAAGTTACATTCAGAAAAAAAACACATACAACAAGAATGTTGAAGCCGTAGGTAAGGGAAATCGAGTTGAGCGTGACAATTCGTAGATATTTGGGATACATCGTATCATGCCATTAATTACCCTTTGTGGAGGTTGTTTCAATAGTGTTCGCCCTGGCGAACCGTGCTGCTAGGATAGGTAACATAGGGAGATTTATTTCCACGGAACATGCTATCAACCCAACAAGTCAGTATAAGCGCCCACTGTTGTCATATATTTGCTCACCGCCCGCAGCCGCCCATGAACGCGACAATAATAAGCAGGATAGTCGCAACGAGACTGATCCATGGCATGGGACCGAACTCGGCGTCGTAGCCATCACGACGGAAGCGATTGCGGGCTACAGCAAAGAGCGCGATCATGAAACTAGATTAGGCAAATTGGGTTAGGAGTGAGGCGTCGAGGGACTGTTTTCAGGAGCttacacaaaggccagaagGGAAAAGAATGCCGCGAGCATAGATAGGAGCGAGAATATGGGCGAGGGATAGATGCGGGCATTCTTGGAGATCAATGTCGGGAGCAGAGCCAGGAGAGTGAAGAGTACGAAGAAGTCGGCTGCAAAGACATATCGATAAGGCTGAAATGTACCCAGATGGTAGTGTACTTACCAATAGGATACCAAACTATCATCTTGGTGAGCCAAACAATTATTTGGGGGTTCCATTCGTACCCGAGGCTACGCGACTTGGTGAGCATGACCGTTACAATGAGATTGGGCACACTTACGCCTTTGGCGTGCAGGTTCCTCCCTGGATGCACCATCCCCACCCTCCCAAGTGCAGGCCGCCAGCAATGTCAGCTCGGAGATAATACAAGTTCCAGTTGAAGGGTGTGGTAAAAGTACATAGCATCCTACACAATAAATAGATATAGATAAGCCCTGATAGAGCGAGTGGCAAATACTGAAGGTTAGGCTTACAAAAAGACAAATGCTATAAGGGTGAGTAGGAATGGCAGGAGCGCCGGATTCATGGTTGGGATATTCGTAAAGGTCGTAGACGATTGAGCTGATGCACGCCTTGAGGAGGACGGGACCAAATTGCGTTAATAGTCCAGCACCTTCAGGGACGCACTTTTATATTTGCACGTGTTTTGTCTATGTGACGTCGTTTGTGGTCGGACTTCCCATAGCCTCATACAGCCTGTACGTCACTCGCCGAGTCGGCCTCTGATACTTGAACCTATATGAACATATATTCCGCTCCACTCTGTGCCTAGCAGGTATGACACAAATCCAAATTTAATCCATATATCCGCTGGTTAACCCAACTCATGTTTTCTGCCCCACGTGTTGAGTCACGTGTATTATGTAAGTGTTATGAATGTTTGTCCTGAAATGTGTTTTGGAGGGACGCTTGCCACCACATCCTCTACCTCTCTTCTCCAGGTTGTACTTAGACTTCTATCTGGGTGTGTCTGGACTTGTCTCTCCAGGATATCCTTGTAAACTCGTGGTGTACGAGTATATTCTGTATCTGACATCGTAGCTCAATTTGTAAGAGTCTTCTCTGCTCCCTGTATGTCTCGCTTTTTGCCTATCGAATATCACGGTTCACCCTTATGTTCGTTGAGTGACCTCAATTTTCGGCAGAATCAAACACCATGGCAGGTGACGATGACTACGATATTTACGGTGACGATGACTATGCCTCCATCGAGATTGACCAGGTCAGTCTACATTTGACGCCGTGTCCGAGTTCGGAAACTGGCTGGCTAACTCTAAGCGCCCTAAAGAAAATCAAGAATGAGGACGACTACCAATCTCATTCGATTGAAACCGAAACGACCCGGAATCCAGAGCCAGCCGTGGGCAATAAACGCGGTCGAGATGACTCGGAGGGCTACGAACAAGTAAGTAAACACGCTCTTACGTGTTAGTCCGTGTCTCATGCCCCGACAGAAACCTTTGCAGGGCAGTAGACCTATGCATGGCTCAAACGGTCCAGGTACAAACATGAATATGGGCGGTGGCGCCAACGGCACCTTTAACGATGGTTCAGATGCTCTATATATTGGAGAACTGCAATGGGTGAGTAACTTGGTGTTGTAAACTATCTTGAAATCCTTACTAAAAATGGTATAGTGGACAACCGACGAAGATGTTCGCCAAGCTGCTCATAATATTGGTGTCATGATTGAACACAAGGACATCACGTTCTCAGAACATAAAGTCAACGGCAAGAGTAAAGGGTTAGCTATAACCTTTGTTTGTGTACCGCTGCTGATCACTCATTTATTTACAGCATTTGCTATGTTGAATGCGGTTCTTATGAGGCTGCAAATACCCTGAAGAACTTTTTCGATAACAAGTGAGTGGTGTCAGCCTGACCCACCATTCCATTCCTGACCTAAATTTTTAGTGAGTTTCAAAACCGCCGAGCCGTCGCGACGTTCACTAGTTCGTCTCATGGCAATCCATTCCGAACACTTCCAAAGGGTGAGTTTGTCAAGTTAGACTTTTCATGGAGTTGATATTGAAAGGTACTGTAGATCCCCCCGGTCGAGGTGGAGGCGCTCCAAGGGGTGGTGGTATGGGTGGAAATAACCAGATACCCACTGCTCCTATTACCAATAACGGCGGGTCTCAGGGTCGTGGCGGCGGCTTTGGTCGTGGCGGAATGGGTGGCAACGCAGGCAACATGGGGATGATGGGAATGAATAACCCTATGATGGGGATGAATCCCATGATGGGGATGATGGGTCGTGGCATGGGCAACCCTATGATGATGGGGAACATGGGGTAGGTTCATTATTGTTTATTTAAACGTATTGCTGACAACATGTCGCAGCATGATGGGCGGGATGAACCAAGGTATGGGTGGTATGATGGGTCGTGGAGGCGGACCTGGACGCGGAGGTGAGCTGAACGGATAGACCAGCTTAATAGCTACTGAACTTGCTTGGGCGCAGGATTCAACAATATGCGAggtggtggcggtggtggtggtggaatgGGTGGTGGCCAGGGGCATATAAACCCTCAGTTCTttagtggaggtggagggggtgGGGGTATGCAAGACGGACCTCGTGCCAAACGCCATCGCATGGACGATAGCTAGTCCCTCTGCTTGTCAGCTTGTTCTCAAAAGTCTCGTTCTCTTGTCATGACTGTCTCGTGATTCCTGCTCACGCCTGCATTTTTTGTGTTCTGGAGTACCTGCTCCGTTCTTAAAATAATTATTACATTTTGGTGCTCATAGATTCGTCATTATCCGCTGCCCATCGCGCAATGTGATGACTCATAGTGCTTATTCACCATGTGGAGTCTGAATAAGGGGCCTACAAGGTTATCAAACGTTCGTCGAAATCCCCTGGTTGGGTGGCTGACAGCCTCGGATTCGGAAAAGGCCCGGCGTCATAGCTTGGCCTGCGATTCGCAATATGCAGTACGTATGCCATTTGGTTGTAGATCTGATCGTTGTCGACCGATCTGCGCCACGTCTCACTGGCAGATCGAAGGTAGTGTAGATATCATCCAACAACCTTTGCTTGCATCAGCTAATTGGCAATCGGGATCGCGACATCGGGAGCACATTAAAACCTCTCCGGACCAGAAGACTTTCAAGCACTGACCCCATCCCGCTAATTCTTGGTATTCTCTCTCGTAGACTTTCCCACGATCACCATGACCGTCGGAACCACTATTTACACTGCTGTCGTTGGGTGTGGTGTCGCCACCCAGCTATTCCACGTTCCTCTGCTCTTAGCTCAAAAGCAACTCTTTACTCTCAAGACCATCGTCGAGAAGGCTGGACCCAAGCCTATCGAAGCTATTAATAAGACTTACCGCACCAGTATCAGATGGGTGAATGATATCCAGAACGTGATCAACGATGAAGATATTGAGCTTGTGAGTTGACGTTTGTTGCTAGGCCGAACCCACTAACTGATGTGTTCGTCGCTGTATCTTAGGTTGTCATTGCGACCCCTAACCATATGCACTTCAGCATGGCCAAGGTAGGCTACTATTCTTTGCTCCATCCCCAAAATTGGTTGGCTGATTCGGCCTCACCTGTCCGTCAGGCTTGCCTCGAAGCTGGAAAACATGGTATGTATTTAAGCCAGCGTCTATGTCTGCGGGCGCAGTAACTAACGCCTTGCCCGGGCCTTGTAGTATTGGTCGACAAGCCCGTAACGCCGACTTACGCGGAGGCCGCGGAGTTGGCCCGCATTGCCCAGCGATGCAATCGTAAATTGATGACCTTCCAGAATAGGAGATTGGATGGGGATTTCCTTACTGTCAAGAAGCTCATCGAAGAGAAAGCAATAGGCGAAACTTATGAGGTTGAGTCTCAGTAAGTTGGAATGAATTAATCAGCCCGCTCGGGTCCCGGCCTTTGCCCTCCGAAGGCATAGTCTCATTGAAACTGCGGGCTGACTCGTTGGATTTTTTTTGTTATTAGTTACGACCGACTTCGCCTGCAATTAAATGGCACTTGGAAAGAAGGCACCCAACCAGGTTGTGGTAACACCTGGAATCTCGCACCCCATTTGATCGATCAATGCATGGTTTTGTTCGGACGCCCTGACAGTGTGATGGGGCTTGTACAAAATGTTCGCCAACTCGGCCATTCTAATCTTGACGATTCGGTGCGTAAAGTTGGCATCGTAGTTTCGCGCATATAACTAACATGGTCCTATAGTTCACGATTCATCTATACTATACTAATACACCCAGGCCGGTTACCTGCATACTGCGGGGAACCCTTTCTGCCGTTACCGCTAGGCCCCTACGATTCATTGTCAGGGGTGACCAGGGTACCTATATTAAGCGGGGCCACGACGTGCAGGAAGGGCAGATGAAAAAACATATGAGCCCATGGGGGCCTGAGTTTGGTATTGAACCCAAGTCCCAATGGGGTGAAATCGAGGTTCAAAATGAAAATGGGTTTGAATTCGACTTGTGAGTATTTTTTTATCCACGGCAATTGAATCATTTTGTAACCCCTTCCCCAGCCTTCCCACGTTGAAAGGGGAATACAACAGAATATACCCTAATGTTGCTGGAGTGTTAGAAGGAAAAGAGGAGCCGCTTGTTAGATGGGAGGAATCCGCTGCCGTCGTCCAGATCCTCCAGTTGGCATTTCAGAGTGCTGAAGAGGGTCGAACATTACCGGTTCCTCGCGCATAGGCGCATTGTTTTGGCCTTCTACAGGCTATATAAGAGTACTACACTTATTTCTTTGTTATgctgtttgtctttttaGGTATGTTTTTATGGATGTAACTACCAGTGTTGTAATTCAGGAACGTAAATCAATCCTAATTCCATTTTGAGCACGTGCTAGAGTCTGGATCTGCATGAAGGGTGGCGATGCTGTGGCTATGTCGTGATGTTTGCTAGCCCCTGTCTTTGAATGTCTTGTTGTTGTCCACCATACATACGCATCACAGGTCTTTGCACGCGTCTGAGGCTCATATTGAACCGTGCTAAACCCAAACACTTATCTTCCAAACATATACATAAACGATCGGCTCTAACAGCATTCAACATCGCTCAACGCGCGCTCAAAACACTCTGCACTACCTACACAAAGACACAATTCTAGTTAAAAATTGAATGTTTTCTCGGCCGCCATGTCAGACAATATGACTGCATATTGGCCGTGTCTGGCGATTCTTGCTGTGTTGGCTATTATAGAACCAACATTGGGATACACGCCAGAAGCAAGGTCTGTAGTGTATATCTATGAACGTGGGTCGCAGCTAAAGTATCCAATCGTGTAGATGGGGCCAAGCGGCAACCATACTTGGAAATACTCTGTACGTTCACGGAGGCAAAGTGGACCCCTACAACGCGTATACCTATTCATCTGCACCGGGTACTAATGACCTGCTTTCCCTCGACTTGTCATCTTCGTTCGCGACGTCCGACCCACCATGGGCATATGTCAGCGGTTCCAACGCTGCTTCCACAAGTCAAGGGCCGTCCGTCGCTTTCCATTCCCTTACAGCCTTTGATGAGAGATCCATGCTCTTGTTTGGCGGAGACGGTGGCCCTCCCATGCCATTACCGTCCGGGTCTGACTCGGCATGGTTGCTCAATATATCGGGACCAAACACTCCGACTTGGATTAAACAGCCAGAAGGTTGGGCCAGCGAGCCCATGAGATCATTCGTCATTCAGCTGCGAGCTCTTTCGGTCGAGTCTGGATTATTGGCGGAGAAAAATCTGACGGCTCTAATTTACCTGTGGACGGGAACTACGTATTTCAGCCATCTGTGCCGTCTTTTGACCTACTCTCAGTCAACAATGCACCGCCTGTTCTTGTTGGACATTCCGCAGTAAGACTGGGTGCTAACCTTATGCTTGTTCTCGGAGGGTATAATCCCTCCGGTAATACTATGATGGACATGAGCACCTTGTGGTTTGTCGACACTAGTCTCCCAGTACCCGTTTGGACCACTTCTAATGCTTCGGGCGATGTACCAACTCCTCGCAGAGAATTTGCTTGTACGGTATTGGGTGATGGCAGGGTCTTTTTGCATGGTGGCGCCGATGCCACTTTGCAAACAGTATATTCGGATGCCGCCATCTTGGATGTCTCTCAACCCCTATGCGATGGTCAACCATTGGCGGGTTTGAAGAAATAGGGGCTCGTCGTAATCACATGGCCGTGGGTGTAGGAAGCCAAGTGTTGATTGCATTCGGTAATGCAGCGTCATTCATCAATACCTTCTCGTCACTTATTCAGACTTAGGTTATGGGGTAAACGGTCCCTCATCTTCCTCGCTACAGATATTCGAAAGTGGAGATAATTCCTGGGGAAGTACATTTGTTCCTGTCTTATCTCCCACTCTACTCCCCTCAGCGTCAAGCCCTGCAGTAACCATCACTCCCAACCCGCCTACTCAAACTGTACCGCAAGTTTCTACTCGATCAGATGGGGTAATAGTGACTGTTTCTCAGCCAGTCTCTCAACCCATCAATACTCAGATTCCCATTACTTCTGGTGTATCATCACATGTTTCCGCACCCGGGCCCATTCCTACAAGGTCTCAATCGTCCCCCCCTCATTCTACGCGTAGTCATTCGTCTGGCACTCCATCGTCAACTgcctctccttcccccacTGAAAATACAGatgggccttcttccaaccTCACAAAGATTGCAATTAGTGCTGTGATTGCTGTTGTCGTTCTGGTTGGACTGGTTTTATgtggcgcatatattgcTCTTCGGAGGCGAAGGCCAATCTGGAGGCGCGGAGACGGAACGGCACGGTTAATTAGTGGAGAATCTGGCCCATCAGGTGCACATGAAGGATATGGGGCGGATGAGCCCAAGGGTGTACCGGTTGTGAACTCGAGTTGGCAGGCCTTGCAGCCCCCCCGAAGGCAATGGACACTTCTTGGTTTGGGCACTCGCCCACAAGCCCGGGCACGGTTTGACATTCTACATGACGAGGATATCAGAGAATTTGGAGATATTTCGGCTAGTCGGACGGATGTCCGCCGGAACGGGAGTGTGGGAAGTGGTAGGAGCACATGGGGAGATATTGTTAACGCAAGTGCTAGTAGCCTTCGCGTTGTCAGTGCGGCCCTCGGTATTGGACAATCTCCTCGCCAATCAAGCTATAGCGCCACACCACCTACGGCCCACAACACAAACTTAAGAGAAAAGAACGTTTCAGACCCGTTTCTCGACCCATACAATCGTAGCTCGTGGACAGGGCCCAGTGCGGGTCCCTCAATCTCACGTCCCCGTACCTTCCGACAGGAATCCTCATCTAGCTTACGAGAAATTGTGTATGCCAATCCTTTCGAGGACTCGACTAACGATCCACTTTTGTCGCGGAGTGAGGGTGATCAGGACGGCCTAAGGTCGCCTCCTTCTCGCGAAGAGCTTGTTAGTGCATTTCGTCAACAGGATCTCGAAGATCATGGCCATTACGATGATAGCATTATCCCTACATCCTTCGGGACATATGGTCTCGCTGCGCTTGGAAGGCCGCACTCAAGTTCCGACCTAGGCCATTCAAGCGGGTCAGTCTCATCCCATAATGCCACGATACTCGGGAATGGTTCCGCTACGGTCGTGGGCTCGACTTCCTCCCATGATCATCATTCGATAAGTTTACTTAATGCCACTCCCTCTGCACCAATTCGACGTAGCGATTCTTGGTGGTCTCGTTTCTCGAAAGGAAGTGTGCGAGGCGACCGCAATGTTCACCATGACGGCTTCAGCGTAGTTCGCAGATTGTCCCGAAGCTCAGACCGCCCACCCAAGCCGGATCCTTACATCGACTTCCGCGACCCAGCCCCGCCACCCATCCGCACAATGGCCCCTATCAGGGAGTCGCGTATTAGCCCGGACGCATCTCCCGCTGAACCTCCTCTTGTCCGACCACCTAGTGTTATTATTGGGTCTGTCGGAGCCCATCGACGTTCCTCATCTTCTCTGGTAACAGTACAAACAGCGGATAGCGCCGCCCTGGAGCAGATGGGCCAACTTGATATTATTCAGCGCGTTAGAACTGCGAGCACGCACCACACTCAGTCAGCTTCTCAAGACACTAATTCCGATTCGATCGAAGAGACGAGCTCAGCACGACCATCGCGGAGGCCGAGGCTAAGCATCGTGCCTGGTTCTCCATCAAAGACCAGTGCGGAGAGTCGCCAGGAAACCAATACACCTACCCCTTCTCTATCTGAGGACCATGGGACTATCGTAACATCGCCCACCGAAATCACGTCAGTTGGACACTCATCACCGATCAAGTTGACTGCACCACTTCAGGCTCGCCCCCGCCAAAGGAATGGCACTGTGGCAGAGCGGGTTGCAGATTATGAGCGACGTATGTCTCAGGCCAACAGTCCGACCACTCCTCGAAAATCCCCGGTTGGTGGAGAGCCAGACAGTGGGCGTCCCCGGAGTCGAGTTCGAGTTGAATACGGGCTCGTCCAGCGCCCGGAATTGTTTATTGCTAATCCAGATGATGCAACATCACCTTCCGCTTGAACCAGCCCCGAGGCCCTTATAAACTAATTATAAAAATTGCAATCTGAACTTATTCCCGAACTATTGAACCGCATACATGCGATGTATCACGAGTTTCAGTCTTTGTTTCTTCGTTCTTGCCAGAAAAGGGTTTATGATATCTATTTATGACCAGCCAaagttcttccttgttctTCACGCGAGTGTGATTGTAGTCATCTAGCGCACATACCACCATGTTGCATAGCATAGTATGTAGTCTATCTATAGAATTAGGTCGCGATATCCTGTACATGTGTGTGAAGCCAAGGACTGGTCGAGTTATATACTGGGTAGGTTTTGACAATAAATATAGCGTCTATTTATCTAGAAGACAACGCACCACACCCAATACCATATGGTCTTGTGGCTCAAGGGTTTGGGCGTAATCTAATCACGCATTACTGTGAATTTCTTCAGTAAACTAGGCGCTACGCGAAACAAAACTGAGCTTACATGGTTCGAAAACGCCTGAGATCGGATGTTGTGCATCTACGCATACTCTCTCGGCGTCAGCAGTGGTTCCCGTGCACACTGCTCAACTACGGCTCCATCTTTAACGTATACCACCTATGTTAAAACGATCAGTAAAAACCCGCCCACAGCTAGTCCCCAGTCCAAACAACAAACAAGCTAGTTGACTGTACCCACAACTGCCATAGTCTTTTCTCTTTTTAACCTGCGGAACCGTAACTGTTCAAATGTTTCCAAGAGGCGTTAGTAAATCTGTTCATAAGGAAGCTGGTAGTAATCGAAACGAATACTCCATTCAGCTTCAGGGTCCAAACTTGCACTGGGCTCATCGTACAGAAGAACCCAGTACTTTCTAGGATTCTTATGAAAGCGCGTGAAAGCTTTAGTACCATAGTGCGTAGATTAACATAGGCATAAATCCAGACCCAATATAGCGAAATATTACCTACCGTAAGTCTTTCTCATTCCCCGCGACTAAGATTGGTCGGCTTCGCGAATCCAAAATTGGATTGGTACTGGTTGACACGGTTGTTTCGGCCTCCATAGACTCAATATTGATCTCAAATTTTAGTATGTGAATGCATCACGAAACGCGAATACACATCCCCATCAGACTCATTTTATATTGATTTTCGTAAAATGGATTGATTCACTGTGACCGGGCTTTAGCCTCGACGGTAAACGAATAAAGTTGTTAGTATAATTGATGGGTCTCACGAATTGTTAAGCGCGCAAAAAGGGTTCTGGGTCCTTTGCAGGATCACCTTGGGATTATTCGGGCCAGAGCTTACTTGCATCTTTCAACTCGTACGACACGTGTAAAGTACCAGGCATTCTTCCTAAAAAAAAACTGACCTTTCATTGACGCGTTTTCCGAGTAAATAGATACCACTTTCAGCCTGAAAATGTCTTTATTCAGCTGTAAGCTCATGACTGCTCAGTCTGACGCGTTTCACGAACCAAATATGCTTCTTCAGT
The nucleotide sequence above comes from Rhizoctonia solani chromosome 3, complete sequence. Encoded proteins:
- a CDS encoding kelch repeat-containing protein 3 produces the protein MTAYWPCLAILAVLAIIEPTLGYTPEARWGQAATILGNTLYVHGGKVDPYNAYTYSSAPGTNDLLSLDLSSSFATSDPPWAYVSGSNAASTSQGPSVAFHSLTAFDERSMLLFGGDGGPPMPLPSGSDSAWLLNISGPNTPTWIKQPEAASSFGRVWIIGGEKSDGSNLPVDGNYVFQPSVPSFDLLSVNNAPPVLVGHSAVRLGANLMLVLGGYNPSGNTMMDMSTLWFVDTSLPVPVWTTSNASGDVPTPRREFACTVLGDGRVFLHGGADATLQTVYSDAAILDVSQPLCDGQPLAGSQVLIAFGYGVNGPSSSSLQIFESGDNSWGSTFVPVLSPTLLPSASSPAVTITPNPPTQTVPQVSTRSDGVIVTVSQPVSQPINTQIPITSGVSSHVSAPGPIPTRSQSSPPHSTRSHSSGTPSSTASPSPTENTDGPSSNLTKIAISAVIAVVVLVGLVLCGAYIALRRRRPIWRRGDGTARLISGESGPSGAHEGYGADEPKGVPVVNSSWQALQPPRRQWTLLGLGTRPQARARFDILHDEDIREFGDISASRTDVRRNGSVGSGRSTWGDIVNASASSLRVVSAALGIGQSPRQSSYSATPPTAHNTNLREKNVSDPFLDPYNRSSWTGPSAGPSISRPRTFRQESSSSLREIVYANPFEDSTNDPLLSRSEGDQDGLRSPPSREELVSAFRQQDLEDHGHYDDSIIPTSFGTYGLAALGRPHSSSDLGHSSGSVSSHNATILGNGSATVVGSTSSHDHHSISLLNATPSAPIRRSDSWWSRFSKGSVRGDRNVHHDGFSVVRRLSRSSDRPPKPDPYIDFRDPAPPPIRTMAPIRESRISPDASPAEPPLVRPPSVIIGSVGAHRRSSSSLVTVQTADSAALEQMGQLDIIQRVRTASTHHTQSASQDTNSDSIEETSSARPSRRPRLSIVPGSPSKTSAESRQETNTPTPSLSEDHGTIVTSPTEITSVGHSSPIKLTAPLQARPRQRNGTVAERVADYERRMSQANSPTTPRKSPVGGEPDSGRPRSRVRVEYGLVQRPELFIANPDDATSPSA
- a CDS encoding SUR7/Pali family protein, with amino-acid sequence MNPALLPFLLTLIAFVFLMLCTFTTPFNWNLYYLRADIAGGLHLGGWGWCIQGGTCTPKALGYEWNPQIIVWLTKMIVWYPIADFFVLFTLLALLPTLISKNARIYPSPIFSLLSMLAAFFSLLAFVFMIALFAVARNRFRRDGYDAEFGPMPWISLVATILLIIVAFMGGCGRMFRGNKSPYVTYPSSTVRQGEHY
- a CDS encoding oxidoreductase family, NAD-binding rossmann fold protein is translated as MTVGTTIYTAVVGCGVATQLFHVPLLLAQKQLFTLKTIVEKAGPKPIEAINKTYRTSIRWVNDIQNVINDEDIELVVIATPNHMHFSMAKACLEAGKHVLVDKPVTPTYAEAAELARIAQRCNRKLMTFQNRRLDGDFLTVKKLIEEKAIGETYEVESHYDRLRLQLNGTWKEGTQPGCGNTWNLAPHLIDQCMVLFGRPDSVMGLVQNVRQLGHSNLDDSFTIHLYYTNTPRPVTCILRGTLSAVTARPLRFIVRGDQGTYIKRGHDVQEGQMKKHMSPWGPEFGIEPKSQWGEIEVQNENGFEFDFLPTLKGEYNRIYPNVAGVLEGKEEPLVRWEESAAVVQILQLAFQSAEEGRTLPVPRA